The Bradyrhizobium oligotrophicum S58 genome contains the following window.
ACGAGGTCCGCAATGGCGCGAACCCGGTGTGACATCTTGCCGTCGCGCTCGCCGAAACCAAGCGACTGTATCGGGCCGAGCTGGACCACCTCCCGCTTATCGTTCAGTGTTACCGCCGTCAGGCAAAGCCCTCCGAGCACGTGGCTCGCTCCAAATTGTTTGTCGAGAACGTCCAGATGACGCATGCCGTTGAGCAGCGGGATGATCGAGGTATTCTCGCCTACCGCCGGTGCCAACGACTTGATCGCATCGTCGAGGTCGTAGGCCTTGCAACTCAACAGCACGACGTCAAACTTGTCCTTGATGGTGTCGGCCTGGACAACGGGCGGATCCTTCAGTGTGACGTCTCCGTTGGGGCTTTTTATCACGAGGCCCGCGGCTGCAAGCTCTGCCGCGCGCCGCGGTCGCACCAGAAAGGTGATGTCGCGGCCGGCTTGCAGCATCCTGCCGCCGAAATATCCGCCAATGGCTCCGGCGCCAACGATGAGAATGCGCATCTGTCAATTCCTCCGGT
Protein-coding sequences here:
- the panE gene encoding 2-dehydropantoate 2-reductase, whose amino-acid sequence is MRILIVGAGAIGGYFGGRMLQAGRDITFLVRPRRAAELAAAGLVIKSPNGDVTLKDPPVVQADTIKDKFDVVLLSCKAYDLDDAIKSLAPAVGENTSIIPLLNGMRHLDVLDKQFGASHVLGGLCLTAVTLNDKREVVQLGPIQSLGFGERDGKMSHRVRAIADLVGNCNFDGAASETVLQDMWEKWVFLASNAASTSLMRAPIGMILAAPGGRDFLLGILDESRVVATAEGSSLTASMFRDIKAGQPIEADHVIGDLIARADAARIPVPRLRTAYTHLKAYEQTRR